The following proteins come from a genomic window of Shewanella halifaxensis HAW-EB4:
- a CDS encoding CpaF family protein, translating to MEIRKEINTINDFQPLTQDEQDIKVTLYDKLLSMMDLSLIETVSKDQAQVQISEICEQILNGLNLPINLSTRKRLIGLIIDEVLGLGPLETLLSDPSISDILVNSYDRVYIERKGKLEAVNIKFHSNAHLLNIIDRIVSSVGRRIDESSPMVDARLADGSRVNAIIPPLALDGPSLSIRRFAVDKLNARQLIDIGSVTESMIELLKGSVKGKLNILVSGGTGSGKTTLLNMLSGFIPSDERIVTIEDSAELQLQQPHTVRLETRPQNIEGKGEVSQRDLVKNCLRMRPDRIVIGEVRGGEALDMLTAMNTGHEGSLTTLHANSPRDALGRLEYMVCMAGFDMPVSNIRTQIASAIDLVVQLERQEDGRRRVTSIQEINGMEGDIITMSEIFRFSRKGINEEGMIIGDFEATGVIPGFHAKLKQHGIELPYHLFNCGDPFAEF from the coding sequence ATGGAAATTAGAAAAGAAATTAACACAATTAATGATTTCCAGCCATTAACTCAAGATGAGCAGGACATTAAGGTTACCCTTTACGATAAATTATTGAGCATGATGGATCTCTCTCTTATTGAGACAGTATCAAAAGACCAAGCTCAAGTCCAAATAAGTGAGATATGTGAACAGATCTTAAATGGGTTAAATTTACCTATTAACCTTTCTACAAGAAAGCGCCTTATAGGTCTTATTATCGATGAAGTACTTGGATTGGGACCTCTAGAAACTCTCTTATCAGATCCATCAATTTCGGATATTCTCGTAAACTCATATGATAGGGTTTATATCGAGCGAAAGGGCAAGCTAGAAGCGGTTAATATCAAGTTTCACAGTAATGCTCACCTTCTAAACATCATAGACCGAATCGTCTCTAGTGTTGGTCGGCGAATAGACGAATCATCACCTATGGTCGATGCAAGACTTGCAGATGGATCGCGTGTGAACGCCATTATACCTCCACTCGCCTTAGACGGTCCTTCCCTTTCGATCAGACGGTTCGCAGTCGATAAACTTAACGCCAGACAGCTTATAGATATTGGTTCGGTGACAGAGTCAATGATTGAGCTGCTTAAAGGGAGCGTTAAGGGAAAGCTAAATATTTTGGTATCAGGTGGAACGGGTAGTGGTAAAACAACCCTGTTAAATATGCTATCGGGTTTTATTCCTAGTGATGAACGAATTGTTACTATTGAGGACTCCGCCGAACTCCAACTACAGCAACCCCATACCGTTAGGTTAGAAACTCGACCACAAAATATTGAAGGTAAGGGGGAGGTTTCTCAACGAGATTTGGTTAAAAATTGCTTGAGAATGAGACCGGATAGAATTGTGATTGGTGAGGTTCGTGGTGGTGAAGCCTTAGATATGCTTACCGCAATGAACACGGGTCATGAGGGCTCATTAACAACCTTACATGCTAATAGCCCAAGAGATGCGCTTGGCAGGCTTGAGTATATGGTTTGTATGGCGGGCTTTGACATGCCAGTAAGCAATATTCGAACCCAGATTGCATCTGCAATTGATCTAGTGGTGCAGTTAGAGCGCCAAGAAGACGGCCGCAGAAGAGTCACAAGTATCCAAGAAATTAATGGCATGGAGGGTGACATTATCACTATGTCTGAAATATTCCGCTTTAGCCGAAAAGGAATAAATGAGGAGGGGATGATTATCGGAGACTTTGAGGCGACAGGAGTCATACCTGGCTTCCATGCGAAGTTAAAGCAACACGGTATTGAACTTCCATATCATCTTTTCAACTGTGGCGATCCATTTGCTGAATTTTAG